From Drosophila subpulchrella strain 33 F10 #4 breed RU33 unplaced genomic scaffold, RU_Dsub_v1.1 Primary Assembly Seq354, whole genome shotgun sequence, the proteins below share one genomic window:
- the LOC119560462 gene encoding actin cytoskeleton-regulatory complex protein PAN1, which produces MSNRNLVKVFLLVALLGLSLMPFSQAHPKRGRKRSFGLGLVGGVVAGGALGALAARAHQAPAAAPAPPVAVVHHHYPSGVPAPVAVAEPAHPDSKKTTVIETGTPDANGCYKQTIREPNPNNPKSYTETQHLICPTLQQANQPAPAIAPSPAHVPVMPQPLPVFPAPVAGPPAPAAAPAAPAPAAAPAAPAAPAAPAAVAPAPVPAAVAPAAPVAVHPAAVPVAVPAPAPVAPAIYPNAGQPQVILLSKKTVYYPKKRSSAPTLNIPQGVLMMLVIFYSIKALII; this is translated from the exons ATGTCTAATCGCAATCTGGTTAAAGTTTTTCTTTTGGTGGCATTGCTCGGCTTGAGTTTAATGCCATTTAGCCAAGCACATCCGAAACGTGGTCGTAAGCGGTCCTTCG GCTTGGGTCTTGTGGGTGGAGTTGTAGCTGGTGGAGCTTTAGGCGCCCTTGCGGCCAGGGCCCATCAGGCTCCAGCTGCCGCACCTGCTCCTCCGGTGGCGGTCGTCCATCACCACTATCCTTCAGGTGTCCCTGCTCCCGTTGCTGTGGCGGAACCAGCCCATCCAGATTCCAAGAAGACGACCGTTATCGAGACCGGCACCCCCGATGCCAATGGATGCTACAAGCAAACCATCCGCGAGCCCAATCCCAACAATCCGAAGTCATACACGGAAACGCAGCATCTGATTTGTCCCACGCTGCAGCAGGCCAACCAGCCAGCTCCTGCGATTGCTCCAAGTCCTGCTCACGTTCCTGTGATGCCGCAGCCCTTGCCGGTGTTCCCTGCTCCCGTGGCAGGacctcctgctcctgctgctgcccctgctgctcctgctcctgctgctgcccCTGCTGcccctgctgctcctgctgctcctgctgcagttgctccaGCTCCCGTCCCAGCTGCAGTcgctcctgctgctcctgtAGCCGTCCATCCTGCTGCAGTTCCTGTGGCTGTTCCAGCTCCCGCTCCGGTTGCCCCCGCTATTTACCCCAATGCCGGACAACCCCAAGTAATCCTTCTGTCCAAGAAAACCgtgtactaccctaaaaagcGATCATCAGCTCCCACACTCAACATTCCGCAGGGAGTGCTAATGATGCTGGTGATCTTCTACAGCATTAAGGCTCTTATAATTTAA
- the LOC119560564 gene encoding nuclear RNA export factor 1, with amino-acid sequence MSFSPRQNSTEGPLCHSTPRSENYASQIESRPVANLPVSVYGWYRVLVFSSDRRESINRVLRRLRWILNPLKLDPRYKHSGGEYDNLEDSGAKFTFYVDSYNVASALFRRGRLDNRLWLKVSDRMPSVRITLAFKLRLKRVILERYDPEQRSLDLTLFHMDETWRGEFCALAEPHCMSTAVDIMEQCLPQLEHLILDRNHLTHLWIFRQSERRFPWLQRVSLKNNDITNIEVLRVFQYLPLVALNLERNLLPPAYEGQVLSIWPRLRFLNDIPVMRYN; translated from the coding sequence ATGTCTTTCTCACCACGACAAAACTCCACTGAAGGTCCTTTGTGCCACTCCACTCCGAGATCGGAGAACTATGCATCTCAGATCGAGTCCAGACCTGTGGCCAACCTCCCCGTGAGCGTTTATGGGTGGTATCGAGTGCTTGTATTCAGCAGCGATCGTCGAGAGTCCATCAACCGAGTGCTGCGACGCCTTCGATGGATCTTGAACCCTTTGAAACTAGATCCTCGCTATAAGCACTCTGGCGGGGAGTATGACAATCTTGAGGACTCAGGCGCCAAGTTCACATTCTACGTGGACAGTTACAACGTAGCGAGTGCTTTGTTTCGCCGTGGAAGGCTGGATAATCGCTTGTGGTTGAAGGTCAGTGACCGGATGCCCTCGGTCCGGATTACCTTGGCATTCAAGTTGCGTTTGAAACGGGTGATTCTCGAAAGGTACGATCCTGAGCAGCGTAGCCTGGATCTCACACTATTCCACATGGACGAGACCTGGCGTGGGGAATTTTGCGCGCTGGCTGAGCCGCACTGCATGAGCACGGCTGTCGACATTATGGAGCAATGTTTGCCACAGTTGGAGCATCTGATACTGGACCGGAACCACCTGACCCACCTGTGGATCTTCAGGCAATCGGAGAGGCGTTTCCCCTGGCTCCAGCGCGTTTCTCTGAAAAACAACGACATCACTAACATTGAAGTATTGCGGGTTTTCCAATATCTTCCGCTCGTCGCATTGAACCTCGAGAGGAACCTTCTGCCGCCTGCTTACGAAGGGCAAGTCTTAAGTATATGGCCACGTCTGCGTTTTCTCAATGATATCCCTGTGATGCGCTACAATTGA
- the LOC119560624 gene encoding uncharacterized protein LOC119560624: MCATTSERISNSAPRSRQRPSRVAETVLIGDGHHVHRHHRNRPHPPPSQRMSTAADQRPPAPTPPRNILRKMSLQRSLAFYNRLRSPIRGPVSGFGYLFDSDFSMSRYLRRDSHLPMPGNWFGFPNDGNEVAEDLQDSRFFSDRHHWDRAQLYFQQYLGPRHHHHHSPRSFSLKLDLSPLNLKLINKIFYGIGLTEALRLALNEVLHLH; encoded by the coding sequence ATGTGCGCGACCACCAGTGAAAGAATCAGCAATAGCGCTCCGAGGAGCAGGCAGAGGCCTTCCCGCGTGGCTGAAACTGTGCTGATTGGCGATGGTCATCACGTGCATCGACACCACCGCAACCGCCCACATCCGCCGCCCAGCCAGCGGATGTCGACAGCAGCGGATCAACGGCCTCCAGCACCGACACCCCCCCGGAACATCCTTCGCAAAATGAGCCTGCAACGGAGCCTGGCCTTCTACAACCGGTTAAGGAGCCCCATCCGAGGGCCTGTATCCGGATTTGGTTACCTCTTTGACTCGGATTTCAGCATGAGCCGTTATCTGAGACGGGACTCCCATCTTCCGATGCCCGGAAACTGGTTTGGGTTCCCCAACGATGGTAATGAGGTGGCCGAAGATCTCCAGGATAGCAGGTTCTTCTCTGATCGACACCACTGGGATCGGGCTCAACTATATTTCCAGCAGTATCTGGGGCCACGACATCACCATCATCACAGTCCTCGATCATTCTCTTTGAAATTGGACCTAAGCCCCTTGAACCTTAAGTTAATTAACAAAATCTTTTACGGAATAGGGCTGACGGAGGCCTTGAGGCTAGCCCTTAACGAGGTGCTTCATTTGCACTAG
- the LOC119560203 gene encoding male-specific sperm protein Mst84Dd: MGCAPGGPCCGPCGPCCGPCGPCGPCCGPCGPCCGPCGPRCGPCGPCGPCCGPMEKRNGLQRCCPF; this comes from the coding sequence ATGGGTTGTGCGCCGGGTGGACCTTGTTGCGGACCTTGCGGACCCTGCTGTGGACCTTGTGGTCCTTGTGGACCCTGCTGTGGACCTTGCGGGCCGTGTTGCGGACCGTGTGGACCGCGCTGCGGACCTTGTGGACCCTGCGGACCTTGCTGTGGACCGATGGAAAAACGGAACGGCCTTCAGCGATGCTGTCCTTTCTAG